The window ACTTTACTTCATTAGTTATGGAAAAACTATTACTTATCCTCCTTCTGTTCTGCACTGGACTTCGAGCTAATGCACAATCCGTATCAGGAAAGGTGCTTGATGAAAACAAGAAGCCTATCCCCTACGCAAATGTCATTATCCTTTCAGCTAAGGATTCTACCTTCATTGTTGGTACAACAACCGCTGATGACGGTAGTTTCAATTTCAAGGAGGTTACATTAGGTAATATCCTCAAAGCCTCCTTCGTAGGCTATGAACCTTTCACTACGGTTCTTTCCAACCAAGGCAACCTTACTATCGTACTGAAAGAAGATGCAAAAATGATGAAAGAGGTGGTCGTCAAAGGCAATGCTCCCCTACACAAGATGACAACAGAGGGTATACAAACGAACATCGAGAACACTATACTGAGCAAACTCGGTACTTGTGAGGATGTTCTTGCACATGTCCCAGGACTGACAAAGAAGAAAGATGGCTACGAAGTATTTGGTAGAGGTACACCTATCATCTATATCAATGGTCGTCAGATGCGTGATGCAACAGAGCTTGAACGCCTGAAATCAAGCGATATCAAAAGCGTTGAGGTAATAAGCAACCCCGGAAGTAAGTATAATGCAGCCGTAAGAGCAGTCGTAAAGATACGCACGAAGAAGGCTGTAGGCGACGGCTTTGGCTTCGATGTACGCTCCGCCTACTACCAGTCGGAGAATGTAGACCTCTCGGAACGGGTCAACTGGAAGTATCGCCATAAGCGTTTAGAACTCTTTGGTGGGCATGGCTATTCACTTGACAACAGCCTCGAACACAGCACAACAACTACTATTGTTCACGCTGACACCCTCTGGCAGCAGGATTTCACGCAAAAAGTCCCCGATAAGAATTCTATTTTCAAGAATATTATAGGAGCAGACTATCAGTTGAATGACAGCAATTCTGTCGGTATCAAATACATGATTAACTTCCCTCATGACTTCCCCCTATCTGTTTTTATTAGTAGTGATGTAACGGCAAACGGGACTTTCTACGACCATATTAACACCTTTGCAACATGCAAGCAGTCCCATCGTCCTTCCCAATTCATTAATCTCTACTATGTTGGAAAGATAGGAAAGATGGACATAGACTTCAATGCTGATTATCTTTATAACAAGCAAAATAACCATACTACCTCTCGAGAAGAAAGTCGCAACAAGACCAGTCGCACCGTGACTTCCGACAATCAAGAGCGCAACAGGCTCTTTGCTTCTAAGCTAACCTTGGGCTATCCTGTTTTAGGAGGTAATCTGTCAGTGGGTGCAGAATATACCTATACGAACCGCAATGACACGTATAGCAATCCTGAAAACTATGTCCCAAGCTCATCCGCACAGCTAAAAGAGTCGAATATCGCTCCTTTTATGGAATACAAACACCAGCTATCTATCTGCCAGTTGACAGCTGGTCTGCGCTGGGAGGCGGTACACTTCAACTATTATGAAAACGGACAGCACATTGCTAATCAGAGTCGTTCGTTCAGCAACTTATTCCCAAGCATCTCTGCAGCTACTCAAATAGGAGACCTACAGATGCAATTAAGCTATGCAGCGAGGACATGTCGTCCTTCTTACCGTCAGTTAAGCAATAACGTTACATACGGCAATCGTTTCTTGATGCAGTCGGGTAACCCACTGCTTCAGCACGAATATATCCACGACATAAGCTTAGGAGCTATGTGGAAGTTCATCCAGTTTGGCATCTCTTACAATGACCGTCGTCACGCCATTGTCTTCTGGAGCGAACAAGACAGTCATAACTCAGCTATCTCACGTCTTACCTACACGAATCTTCCAAGCATCAAGACAATATCTACTCAGTTAGCTTTTTCGCCAACAATCGGTATCTGGACACCTGAGTTCACGGCATTAATGAAGAAGCAATGGCTCACATTACATACAAGTACAAAGACCTATAAGCTGAACAAACCAATCTGGCAATTCAGCTTTAACAACACCTTTGACTTTGGAAAAGGTTGGTTGCTATCAATGGAGTCCTACCTCGTTACAAAAGGCGATGGCGAAATTGCCTCATTAGCAAGCAATAGAGGTTCGCTTGACATCAACCTTACCAAGTCTTTCCTAAAAGACAGACTCGCACTTCGTATTGGTGGAACAGACTTGTTCCATACCCAAAAAGAAGGAGGAATTAGCTACACAGAGTCTATGGAGACTCAATATATTGGTACATACGACAGCCGTCAGTTTGTTCTAACTGTTACCTATAAGTTCAACACTTCACGAAGCAAATACAAGGGTACAGGTGCTGGACAGGCTGAAAAGAACAGATTATAGACGGCAGAAAAGCACCAATAAACTTAGCCTATGACCCAATAGGCCAAGTTTACTTCTGCCTAAACAACTCCCTACTTACACCCAATTGGCTCTGCTTTGGTAAGACATTAAATGTTGTTTAGTACTCCGCACCATTGGTGCGAAGCCTTAGCACAATATGTGCGAAGCCTTAACACGTCATGTGCGCAGCAATATTACGTACAAAGAAAGAGGGTATATCCAAGACACAAACGTCTAAGATATACCCTCTGAAATGTATGTTAACACGGAAGATTAATCATTCAAATAACGCTGGACACGTGCATACATCAACTCATATTGAGATTTGATAGTTGTATCCTTCGTTGTCTTAATGCGTTCCTCAAGTAGTTTCTGAAGCTTCTGTGCATAATGGAACACATATTCAGCTGTGCGGTCGATAGTCTCTGTCCACATCGTCTCTGGTTCACCATAACCAACACCAAAGCCAAGGAAAGCCACATCCTGCTTGTCATCACGCAAGCTGCGCACCTTACCAACCTGTCTAACCTCAACAATGTTAGCCTTCAGACGTTCAACATAGAGTTGCTGCATGGCGATATCATCGTCGTCGAGATTCTCATCACCTGCGATTGTCTTAGCCCAAACATTATTATACGTGTCTTCGCAATACTCCAATGGAGAATAAGAAGTAGAGTCAGCATAATAGCTCAATGCTAAACGCGCAGTTGCTGAAAGAGCCATTTCCTGAATACCACCTGCCAATGTTTTGTAAGGATGAGAGTTAATCTGAGGTAGACGATTCTCAATACTCTCAACACCACGCTTACCAAACTTGCGTGCTTCCTGTAACAACCACATCGCAGCAGCACGCTGTTTCTCCTTAGGCATCACCTCATAACGAGGAATACCAGAAGACTCTGTTGTCTGATTCAACTTGATACCACCAATGACAGCATAGACATTACGTGCATAACCATAAGCTTGAGAAACCATTTGACGATAGAGCTTAGCCTTACGAGTACCATCGGTACCGTCCGGTATCCACTCATCGAAATGACTGAGGATATACTCAAGGTTCTTAAGACCGTATGTACTTGACTTCACAGCATCGTCACCGAGGTCCTCCTCAATGGCGGTTGGGTCATAACGATAACGTGACTGCTGAAGTACGTAACGATACATTGGGTCGTTAGCATGAGACTCAACAAGTGCCATCAATGGCTTTACGTCATCTCTGAAACTCTTTGAATTAGGGAAAACACGGTAGCCCCACTCTATTGCATAGTTGTCATACACACCGAGGTAAGGAGGAGTCAGTGACACACCCTTATCTGTTGGCTGTGCAACATAATTGAAACGAGCATAGTCCATGATAGATGCTGTCGTACCATACTTCTGTGTGAAGCTTGCAGAACGGAGCGAATCAGTTGGGATTGCAGCCGATGAAGCCATGTTGTGCATCAGTCCGAGTGTATGTCCTACCTCGTGAGTTACAATATACTCCAATGTTGGTAACAAAATGCTATCAGGCATATCCAATGTTCGTGCAGCAGGATCAATCTGCGATGTCTGAATAAATCGCCAGCTATTGATGACATTCACAACATCATTATACACCAATACGGTCGCTGTGATAATCTCACCTGTACGAGGATCAACCCATGATGGCCCCATCGCATTCTCTGTAGCAGTAGGCAGATAACGAATGCAAGAATACTGGAAGTTATCAGGATCGAAGTTTGGATCATTGGTTGGGAAGTCCACTGCCTGCATCACATTCTTGAAACCGATACGCTCGAAAGCCTTATTCCATCTAAGAACAGCATTCCGAATTGCTGGCTTCCACTTTTCAGGGAACGCATTATCGATATAGAACACAATAGGTTTAACTGGCTCACTGAGCTGACCTGCAAAGTAAGCAGCTGGGTCTTTTGGTTCTACACGCCAACGATTGATAAAGCTTGCATGGTCGATAAGACTGTCATTGACGATTGACTTCGGTGTAAGGAAGTAGCCAAGACGAGTATCACTCAGTCGTGGAGTCATCTTATCCTCTGGCAAAAGAGCCAAAGTAAACTGTACACCGATAGAAACAGGATGATTGCTAATAGCCACACTACCACTATTACCCGTCATATTGGTAACGTAGTTGCGCTCCATCGAGATACAAGCGTTGTTTGCAAACGACTTCAAAGAAGTGACTTTAATCCATTCTGGTCTCAAGTCAGCATCCACACGATATGGACCAGCAATCTTTGCGATAACTGGGAAATACTTACTTTCTCTCAAGAAGAAAGAAGAAACATCAAAGAGAATACCTCTAGTCTTCTTGTTTCTTGCCTTGATTGGGAAGCTATAGAAGTCAAGGTTACGATAGTTCGTAGCCTGTGCTTGCTTCGCATTGCCAGTTGGAAGGGCGTCGAGTAATTCAGAGTTGATAGCCTGCATTACGATAGAACTATCCTTCTCAACAAAGCGTACGTGTGAAACAGAACCAGCACGAGTACCAACCTCAGCAAATTGTGGGCTTGATACAGATGAAATTGTTGCACCAATCAGCATGTCACGACCGATAGAAGAAGGTGGCAACTCCATGAGGAGTTTCTCACCTGTTCTATAGAACGAAACGAATGGTCCCTTTGCAGAGTCTGTCTTCTCTTCGGTTAGAATACGCTCATAGGCATCTTTCTTAACCACAGAAGTAGTGGTTGTAGCCTTCTTTTTCTTCTTTTTAAAGAAAGGGAAAGCCTGTGCTGACAGTGAAAGGCTCAAGAAGCCCACTGCTAATAGGGTTGCATGAACCGATTTCATTGATAAAAATGAAGTCTTTCTCATTTCTTCACCTCCATTGTCTTATTGATTTTGAAGAGCATCATCTCGTAGTGTGTACGCGCTTCAAGTGGCAAATTAGCCTTCAAACACTTCTCCAAAGCAGTTCTCAACTTCAAAAGACAGTTGTAGAAGTAAAGCTCTGAATTGTCTGCGAGGGTGATATCAACAGTTGGAGCAAGGTTCTGAGATGGGTCACCAAAGCCCGGAGTTGCACCGAGATCATCACCCTTCAAAGCCGTACTTGAACCAGAGCCACCGCCTGAACCACCGCTACCAGTAGCCTTAGAAACAACACTCTGTGCCTGACTCATGAATGCACGCTGCAAAACACGCTCGCCCTGAGAAGGTGCGCGCATCTCAGCAACGCTCTTAAAGAGGGTGTTATAGATATCATCAAAGTACTCTTTCTGTGTGTAACTGTTTGGATTCAAGTAAGAAGTGATAGCCACACGCATACGTGCTGCCATCAAATCGTAGCCCATGAACTCTAAACTCTGGTCATAATAGCTTACTGACAAGTAGCCCTTACGCTCGTAGTTACGGTTAGCATACTTCTTGAAGCTCATAGCTTCCTGCAAACACCACAAGAGTGAACGACGCTGAAGATCCTTAGAAACAACCTGATACTGTGGTACTCCTGCCGAAATCTTCATATTGTTGAGGTACATTCCACCAACATTACTCAACACCTGCTTGAACAAAGCGTAACGATTCTGTGATATCTGCAGGTACAATTGATCCTTGATACGAGTATCCTCATCGTTCTTAATCCACTTAGAGAGATTGTTTTCAACAATTGTATAGTTCTTATTTGCAAGATTTGCACTCGCAATCATATCGTTACCAAGTGCACCAGCAGCAAGACGTGGGTCCCATCTTGAGTTGCGTTCAGCATAATAACGAAGACGTGGATTTGTCACCTTCTTATCAACAAACGCCTCAAGTGTATTCTTCTCATCATTGATAGAAACATTATCAGTATCAAAGTAACGATAGTTCCAATCAATTGTAAAGTAGTCATACATGCCAAGTCCTGTTGGAGCAAGGCGTACACCATTGTCTGTTGGCTGTGCAACATAATTGTAATGAACGTCATCCATAACAGAAGGAGCAAGTCCCATGGTATTCGTGAAACGTGCATTACGCAAAGAATCAGTAGAATAAGTAGCTGAAGCACCAAGGTTATCCAAGAGTCCTAACATACTACCAGTTTCCTTTGTAACCAACATTTTCAAGCCTTCAGCAAACTTAGCAGCAGACAAACGATTGCTACGTACTGAAGGATCAACGGCACCAGTCTCAATTAAACGCCACTTATGTAACAACTTCTCGACATCAGAATAGATGAACATAGAGGCTGCCATAATCTCTCCTGTATTAGGATTGACATAGATATCACTCTTTGGAGCAGATGAAGAACCACTTGGTATGTAGCGAATACAAGAATACTGAATGTTGTCTGGGTCGAAATTGCCCTGCTTCTGAGGGAAGTCAACAACCTCAATAGCATTCTTAAAGCCTATCTTTTCAAAAGCTTTATTCCACTCAAGAACACCCTCACGGATTGGTTGTTTCCATGCTTCTGGGAAGGTATTATCCAAATAGAAACGGATTGGATTAACAGGCTGACTCAGCTTACCCTTTGCATAAGCCTTCTTATCCTTTGGTACAAGATTCCAACGGTGAGAGTAGAAGATACGCTTTGTACCTGCACCTTCCTTTGGTATTCCCAAACGAACTGAGTAGTTAACACCGATACGTGAGTCCATAATACGTGGACGCATTGCAGACTCTGGCACAAGTGCTACACTATAACTAACACCAACAGTTGTAGGACGTTCACCTCCGATAGGCATAGACATCAGAGAAGTAGACACACCATAAGTGAAGTCATTATTAACGATAACATTTGTATCAAAACTCTTTATACCACGAATGAACGAGAGTTCAGGCTTTGGAGTAGCCTTGATACTATAGTTACCATTCTTTGTTGGCATAACCGATATGAGGTTAGTTGGTTTACCTAACAAAGAAGTTACGTCAAAGACAACTGCAGAGCTGTCGTTATTATAAGCCATAATGTTAAAGCCCTGCCAAATACCATCACGATAATTCAGAGACAATGCACTATCAAGGTCTGCTGAGTTAGCATTCTCCTTGAAAAGAACATTGTTAGGAGTCTTCATCACTACAGAGCTATCCTGTATGTCAAAATAGAACAAAACAGGATTAGAACTTGTTGAACCAACAGTAACTGTAGATGCATCAGTTGTTGAGTTTACTACTCCACCAAGCATCATTTGCTTCTTCAACAAAGTACGTGGCAACTCAAAGTAAATCTTGTTATCAAGCTTATGAACAGTAATAAACTTACTACGTGCCGTCTCAGTCTTTTTATCTTTGAAGAGACGGTCATACTTTGTCTCCTTCTTTGGTTTAGACTTAGACTTGTCATCATCAGCTTTTGCAACAGTACTTTGCAATACAAGGAGGAGCAATAATGCCCCTCCAAGTAAAGAGTTCTTAAATGAGAAATTCATTCTTATCATTTGTATGTTATTTATTTCTGAATAATGCCTTCACAATACGTCCCGTAATGTGCTGCTTTGACCAACGTAGAGTATTTGTCTGCGTGTCATAACAGTATAGACTACCTGGCATAGATGCCGATGTATCATTGGTTGCAACATAGATGAGGTTATCATCATCTGAGAACACCATGTCTACAATCTTCTCTGAACTGCTACCTACAGTGAACAGTGCTGCAGTTGGGAAGTTGCTATTAGCAAGTACGTTATGTGCATAGACAGCATTGCCATTAGTGTAATAAACAATGTTCTTGCTACGAGCAGAGCGTACTACAGAGCCATTAGCGATACCAGAAGTAGAAGGCATTGCAACACGGTAAAGTACGTTAGCTGCAATTCTCTTATCTGCAGAAGAAGAGTAGTAGCCTGGGAAGATGTATGTAAAGTAGAATGTTCCCGTACTTGTCTGATTGGTTATCAGTGCAAGGTTACGCTGCTTGTTAACACTACCCATACCTACCAACGTATCACCAGTGAAGGTTCCCTTCAAGATTTCAGCAGGAACAGATGTATTCTCAATAGCCATTGCCAGCAGAGAGCCGTGTGCATTGTCAAAGTAAGCATCACCATGTGCATAGAAGAGGTCGTCTCTCCACCATGGAGTCATGCGGTCTGCGAATGTAACAGAACCACCTACAGCACTTGTGAAACGTGAAGTCTGTGAAATCAAGTTGGTTGTGTTCAGACCCAATGAATACAAGTTATTCTTAGTAACAGCCATTACCTTTGGTGCACCTGGGTCAGAGTTAGCCTCTACCTGTATCACCTTCTCGCCAACAGGAGTCTGGAAAAGTGATAACATTTCATAACCATCAAGCTGGTAAAGTGTTGATGGATTACCTGCTGCAATAATCAGAACATTGTTTGCCTGACCACCGATGGTCTTGTTCCATGCCATTGAGCAAGGTGTACCAAAGTTGATATTAGGGTTGTTAGGAGCCAACACATCAAGGTGGAAACTTTTGTTTACATCCTCTGTAGGTACATATGAAAGGATTGACTTACTATTGTTTTCTGCCAAGAGATAAACACCCTTTGTATAAGCATACTCAACATTCACATTGAACTCATAGATCTGAATATTCTGACCGTTACTCAAACGAAGACGTCCAGTATAACTTCCTGAATTCTGAATAGGATAAACAAGTGCAGAATCACTTGAAACCAACTTATGATTAATCTCCCATTCGTAGGTGAGTTTCTGCTTTCCATTGCTTTGCAACACCGCTGGGTTGATTTTCAAAGTATCACCCTGATTAAGTGTATAACTGCTATTCAGAGGTGTCTGCAGACTGATTACAGACACACCATCGCCTCCTTCTGTTGAATCATCCTTGATACAAGAAGTGAAGGTAAGGGCTGTTGCAGCTAAGATAAATAAATATTTCTTTACCATAATTCGTCAATTATTTTAATCGTTATATCAATGAACGTGCTTATTCAGGATTGGCTGCAAAGTAAGCCTTCAACTTCTGAATATTTCTATAAAGCTGTGTCCAACTTCTTGTATTACGTATTGCCTTCTCAATCTCACTTGCATCTGAGTTATACAAAGACAGAAGATAACGATACTTAGCTGGTGTATAAGCTGGAAGACCCATTGCTTGCAGCGTAGGATTGTCCCACCAGTATGGCTTTTCAAGCACATTATCAAAAGTAATCGTTCTCTTTAGTGCATTAGGGAAACGGACACCAAGGTCGTCAGATGCTTCCAAACGCAGAACAAGACGAATATTTTCATTCTTAGTATCACTAAGATTCTGACGCAAAAGAACTACACGAAAACTTGATGCAAGACTATCGGCTGGAATTACTTGATCACTATTGATTGCCTCAAAGTGTACTCCTGCTTTTGCAGAACTACTTGGATCAACAACTACTTTATAATGTTGAGCCTGTGACTTTCTCACTCCTGCAAGCTTAACTTTTACAGTAACCGTGTCTGTTGTCACGCTCGTAGGCTGTGTTCCGAACGAATAGTTATATAATGTGTCAGAAGCATTATTGAGGTCGAAATAAACCTGGTTTGCTCCTTCGAAAGTACCATCCTTTGAGTATTCACCTTTGTACTCATCGTTTGAACACGCTGCCAACGACAATGCGATGACACCGATAGCGAAGAAGTTTGTGATTGATTTATACATAATCATTTGTTTTTTAGTGTTGTCCGATAAGCAATTTCCATGTAGCTTAGCCTTTTCTTCCTTATTATATAGGACACTTATGACTTCGCTTTTCCATGTTTTGCCGTTGTGTTAAGTTTCCGCACATGTGGTGCGGAGGCTCAGCACGCATGGTGCGGAGGGCTAACACCAATGGTGTTGCATATTAGTTAGCCCGTTAGAGAGCTTATACTACTTAAGTATTATCGGATTACAATATTTGTTTTTATGTTTATATCTCTTCTTTTATACACTCAAGTCAGTGATTTAGCTATGCTAAACGCTTTTTACAAGTAGTCTTGCTCGTATCGTTTAGCAGTGCTAAACCATGCTAACTCTTTAATATGTACTATTCGTTGTGTACAGCCTGATCACCGTACTCATTCTCTCTGTCTGGCCATGGGAGATTGAAGATGGCATCTGAAGGCTGATACGTGTCGATGTTTCTGAAGTCAGTGAAACTACGGTTATAGTGCTTCAACGCATAGAAGGTCTGTCCCATACCTGGGAACTCACGCATACGCTCACGCATCATCTCCTGCTCAAAGAGTGTACGTGTAGCGACCTTAGCCGCATCTACATCACCCAGTCCCCTACTCTTTCTTACCTGATTGAGCAGATTGATTGCCTCTGTCTGATTTGTATCATAAAGACTTTCGCTCAAAATATAATACATCTCTGGCAGACTAATTAACACAAAGCCTTTCAACACGCCTCTTGTAGCCTCGGCATCATTCTGAATTAGGCGGATAAAGCTGAAAGAGGATGCTGAACCTGACGTATTCTCTCTGAAGAAAGAGGTGAAACGGAGGTCAGAGCTAAGCGCTGTAAAGAGGTCGGTCTCATAGAGACTACGTGTATCACGACGACCCTCAAGGAAAGAGCCGTAACCTGTAGAGCGCAGGAAGGCTGTACGAATGGCTGTTGAACGATCGGCAGCATAAACACCGAAAATCATCTCCTTACTTGCAGGGAAACGCATCACAGAGTCAAGTGAAGTACTTGTATTCAACTTAAAGTTCTGTGTAGCATTGATGACTTCACGAGCATACTTTGCGGCTTCTGTGTACTTACCCATAGCGTAGTACACACGAGCTTTGGTAGCCTTTACTGCATACTTATTGAAAAGAATCACACGTCCCTTGCTATAATCACGCACGAAAGTATTATCGTATGTAACATCATTGTCGTCTGTCAACAATGAGTCAGCCTGATTCAAGTCCTTAAGAATAAGGTTGAACGTTGCCTGCAAAGTGTAACGTGTGCGGTTCTTCAAATTGAACTCTGTTGCATAAGGCAGACCAAGCGTGTTTGCATCACTGCGCGTATAGTCTGTACAGTAGAGGCGAGCGAGGTCGAAGTGCATAAAGCCACGCAGACCCAACGCCTCACCATGAATCATCTTGCGCTCTTGTGCACCTGCACTAATATCATTAATGTGTCTCAACACATTGTTGACATTAGAGATATTGTTATACATGTTGCTCCAAACAGCATCCACGACGTTGCGTGCTTGCTGGTTGGTATATTGGTAGCGGTTCAGATAATAACTAACATCTTGTGTGTTGTCATAACCGAACTGCTGACCTAACTCATCTACCATACCCCATGAAAGGTTACTACCATAGAGATTAGATGAAGCTAACTTACCGTAGATACCAAACATAGCATCCTCATAACCAGTAAGGTCAGTGAACATCTCGTCATCGGTAAGCTGTCCTTTTGACTGCACATCCAAGAAGTCGCTACATGATGTAAGCAGTGCAAACACCATGGATAGTCCTATATATTTCGTTATCTTCTTCATTGTTATCCTAATTTAGTTTTAGAGTGAGAATCGTAATGAGAATTCAAAGCTTCTGTCATATGGATAGTTCAAACCACGCTCTCTCTTCGCTGTTGACAGGTAGAAGAGGTCGTTAGTAAGAAGCTCTAAGAACATACGCTTCAATCCATACTTCTGAATAAAGTTTGTTGGAACCTCATAAGAGAGTGACAAACTGCTCATACGCAGGAAGTTGTTCTTCTCTACGAAGCGTGAAGTCTGATACGGAGTAGTTGTATCGTCGATACGCTTATACTTTGCAACAGTTCCAGGAGTCTTCCATCTGTCATTCAATACACGCTCATCAGCATTGTACTTAGGGTTAGCTCCCTCTACCTTTGTTGCCAAAGTCTCATTATAGACAGAACCTCCGAAAGAGTACAAGAACGAACAACTCAATGCAAATCGCTTATAAGTAAGGTATGAAGTGATAGAACCTGTACCTAAAGGATTCGTATCTCCGAAGATTACCTTATCATTTGAGTCATAAACGAAAGTATATGTACCATCACGCTTAATGAAGATTTCCTGACCTGTTACTGGGTCGATACCTGCAGAAGGAACAACCTTCAAGGCTGTCAAAGACTGGCCCTCTTCATAGATAGGAAGCGGTGCAACACCATTGTCGGACTTGTTCTTCTCATTCTGTTCACGCAGAGAATTACTGATTTTCTTAATCTTATTCTTGTTATAAGCATATGTAAGACCAAGTGACCACTGCCAATCTTTATTCTGAATTGGGAAGGTACGCAGACGAAGTTCAAAACCAGAGTTCTGTACCTCACCAATGTTCTCACGTGAAGTTGTCACACCCACTGATGGTGCCTTAGTAATATCCAAGAGCAAGTTATCAGTGTTCTTGATATAATAATCAGCTGAAAGGTCGACACGACCACGGAAAGCAGTGAAGTCAACACCGATGTTGGTGCTCAATGTACGCTCCCACTTCAAGTCTGGATTACCGATAGTAATTGGCGTAGCACCAGTTCCCTTACCATAGAAGTAAGAACTGTTATAGCTATAGGTAGTCAATGCCTGATATGGGTTAAAGTTGATATTACCCAAGTAACCAACACTGGCACGAAGCTTTAAGAGCGAAACTTGTGAGCCCTTCATGAACTTTTCGTTGTGAATATTCCATCCACCACCGACACTCCAGAATGGAGCAAAGCGCTGATTCTTACCGAAACGAGATGATCCCTCATAACGATAGATAAGGTCGAGGAAGTACTTGTTATCCCAAATTGTATTGGCATTAACGAAGAAACCTACACCTCTTGTCTGTGTATCAGAACCACTTGGACGCGTTGCAGCGTATGCCGTAGCGAAAGATGGGTGTCCGAGCTTATCAGAATAGAAACCTATTGAAGTATAAGTAGCGGCATCTGATGACGTTGACTCAATACTTCCACCTCCCATTGCAGTAAGGAAGAGCTTCTTAAAGAAGTAGTTATTATATGATAACATTGCTTTTCCCTGCAACGTTGTGGTATTTACCCAGTTATCAGACAATGAACCACGCTGATCAGCAGACTTATTACGAATCTCGCTGTAAGCAAAAGGAGATGTGAAAGAGCGTCTATCCTGCTTGCTACGGTCGACTGTAAAGTCTCCATCCAAACGAATCTTCTCACCGAACCACAACTGAATACTGGTCGTATTGAGGAAGTCAAAGTTATTTGTCTTACTATAACTACCCAACGAAGCATCATACAATGGGTTCGCCAAATCATGATAGAGTGAAGAACGCAACTGTCCATCAGAGTTATATGGGTTCTCATAAGGATTCATCTTAACCCAGTCTGAGAAATCACCATAAGGTGACACGTTACTTGATACAGAGGAGAGTGTCGAACTGTTTGACACGAAGAACTTACCTGAAATATTGTAAGACAGGCGGAAATTGGTTGAAAGACGGGTACGATCAGAACCCTTCATAACACCAGCATCCTTACCATAACGAATACCGAGATTATACTTTGCACGGTCATCACCACCATCTACACTCAAACTGTGTGACTGTGAGATTGCATTACGCAGTGGCTTAGAAAGCCAGTCAGTCTCAACACCTCTCTGAACATCATTATATATACGTGCATAATCCTTGTCGAGCGTATATTGAGTTGAAGGACTTGTGTCTGTAAACAAACCTGCAAGACGCTCGTACTCCAACTTCTGACGTGC is drawn from Prevotella melaninogenica and contains these coding sequences:
- a CDS encoding outer membrane beta-barrel family protein; translation: MEKLLLILLLFCTGLRANAQSVSGKVLDENKKPIPYANVIILSAKDSTFIVGTTTADDGSFNFKEVTLGNILKASFVGYEPFTTVLSNQGNLTIVLKEDAKMMKEVVVKGNAPLHKMTTEGIQTNIENTILSKLGTCEDVLAHVPGLTKKKDGYEVFGRGTPIIYINGRQMRDATELERLKSSDIKSVEVISNPGSKYNAAVRAVVKIRTKKAVGDGFGFDVRSAYYQSENVDLSERVNWKYRHKRLELFGGHGYSLDNSLEHSTTTTIVHADTLWQQDFTQKVPDKNSIFKNIIGADYQLNDSNSVGIKYMINFPHDFPLSVFISSDVTANGTFYDHINTFATCKQSHRPSQFINLYYVGKIGKMDIDFNADYLYNKQNNHTTSREESRNKTSRTVTSDNQERNRLFASKLTLGYPVLGGNLSVGAEYTYTNRNDTYSNPENYVPSSSAQLKESNIAPFMEYKHQLSICQLTAGLRWEAVHFNYYENGQHIANQSRSFSNLFPSISAATQIGDLQMQLSYAARTCRPSYRQLSNNVTYGNRFLMQSGNPLLQHEYIHDISLGAMWKFIQFGISYNDRRHAIVFWSEQDSHNSAISRLTYTNLPSIKTISTQLAFSPTIGIWTPEFTALMKKQWLTLHTSTKTYKLNKPIWQFSFNNTFDFGKGWLLSMESYLVTKGDGEIASLASNRGSLDINLTKSFLKDRLALRIGGTDLFHTQKEGGISYTESMETQYIGTYDSRQFVLTVTYKFNTSRSKYKGTGAGQAEKNRL
- a CDS encoding zinc-dependent metalloprotease; this translates as MKSVHATLLAVGFLSLSLSAQAFPFFKKKKKKATTTTSVVKKDAYERILTEEKTDSAKGPFVSFYRTGEKLLMELPPSSIGRDMLIGATISSVSSPQFAEVGTRAGSVSHVRFVEKDSSIVMQAINSELLDALPTGNAKQAQATNYRNLDFYSFPIKARNKKTRGILFDVSSFFLRESKYFPVIAKIAGPYRVDADLRPEWIKVTSLKSFANNACISMERNYVTNMTGNSGSVAISNHPVSIGVQFTLALLPEDKMTPRLSDTRLGYFLTPKSIVNDSLIDHASFINRWRVEPKDPAAYFAGQLSEPVKPIVFYIDNAFPEKWKPAIRNAVLRWNKAFERIGFKNVMQAVDFPTNDPNFDPDNFQYSCIRYLPTATENAMGPSWVDPRTGEIITATVLVYNDVVNVINSWRFIQTSQIDPAARTLDMPDSILLPTLEYIVTHEVGHTLGLMHNMASSAAIPTDSLRSASFTQKYGTTASIMDYARFNYVAQPTDKGVSLTPPYLGVYDNYAIEWGYRVFPNSKSFRDDVKPLMALVESHANDPMYRYVLQQSRYRYDPTAIEEDLGDDAVKSSTYGLKNLEYILSHFDEWIPDGTDGTRKAKLYRQMVSQAYGYARNVYAVIGGIKLNQTTESSGIPRYEVMPKEKQRAAAMWLLQEARKFGKRGVESIENRLPQINSHPYKTLAGGIQEMALSATARLALSYYADSTSYSPLEYCEDTYNNVWAKTIAGDENLDDDDIAMQQLYVERLKANIVEVRQVGKVRSLRDDKQDVAFLGFGVGYGEPETMWTETIDRTAEYVFHYAQKLQKLLEERIKTTKDTTIKSQYELMYARVQRYLND